The sequence GGTTCAGATCGATATCGAGCATCGTGTCGCCATAGAGCACGATGAATTCGTTCGGCAGCAGGTCCAGCGCCTCCAGCACGCAGCCGGCGGTACCGAGCGGCGATGTCTCCTCGTGGAATTGAACCGAGGCGCCCCAGCGCGAGCCGTCGCCGCAGAATTCGCGAATGGCCGCCGCTCCATAGCCGGTGAGCACGACGATATCCCGCACGCCCTGCGCGGCCGCCATCTCGATTTGATGCTGCAACAGAGGCTTGCCGGCCACGGGCGCCAGCGGCTTGGGTAGGTCGCCGATACGGCTGCGCAACCGCGTGCCTTTGCCGCCCGCGATGATGGCTAGCTGCATGGTTGTTTCATCTCGGCGTAAATCTCCCGCACGGCCCGTTCAATCGCCTGGCCGCTGGACATGCTGGCGGTCCAGCCCAGCGCCGCCAGCTTGGCCACCGAGTATTGGAACTGAGGTACGTCGCCCACCCAGCCGCGAGCCCCGCCCGTGTAGCGCGCCGCTAACCCGCGCGCGCATTCGGCCAGGATCGCCGCGACAATCTCGCGTACCGTGATGCCGTCGTCCGGCGGGCCGATTAGGTAGCAACTGCGCGGTCCACTGGCGCGCGCGCTGATATGCAGCATGGCCGCCAGCAGGTCCGAGACGTGCAGGTAGGGCTTGCGCTGCGAGCCGTCGCCCAACACCTCCAGGTCCGTAATGCCACCCCGTGCAATGCGTCCGATCAGATCGAAGAGAATCCCGTGGGTGGCGCGGCTGCCCACCACGTTGGGGAAGCGGAAGATGAGCGCCTGGAACCCGGCGCTTTCCACCGCCGCGCTGATCGCCGCCTCGGAGGCGAGCTTCATGGCACCGTAGTTGGA is a genomic window of Armatimonadota bacterium containing:
- a CDS encoding NAD-dependent epimerase/dehydratase family protein → MPESIAITGAAGFIGSHLVDYFLAQGRTVTGLDNFSRGTRANLASALQNTNFRLIEVDLADPRASAACKLDGVAEFWHLAANSDIPAGTADAAIDLRDTFLTTCHTLELVKRFSIGRLCFASTSAVYGDLRQTLDEDSGPLWPISNYGAMKLASEAAISAAVESAGFQALIFRFPNVVGSRATHGILFDLIGRIARGGITDLEVLGDGSQRKPYLHVSDLLAAMLHISARASGPRSCYLIGPPDDGITVREIVAAILAECARGLAARYTGGARGWVGDVPQFQYSVAKLAALGWTASMSSGQAIERAVREIYAEMKQPCS